A single window of Prochlorococcus marinus XMU1410 DNA harbors:
- a CDS encoding DUF1824 family protein: MEINKLVDLNNLRTAPRLSNRQVKKILEELEANIFNADWITIGIMAPSDNKAIEALQSISKKYSSIKFGNLASLHADGGVFLKANQKTSNVFVRSENGLGEGILITCQYDEGAKESNTFGPLPLDFFA, encoded by the coding sequence ATGGAAATAAATAAATTAGTCGATTTAAATAATCTTAGAACTGCTCCTCGATTAAGTAATAGGCAAGTAAAAAAAATTTTAGAGGAATTAGAAGCAAATATTTTTAATGCCGATTGGATAACTATAGGGATAATGGCACCTAGTGATAATAAAGCTATTGAAGCATTACAATCAATTTCTAAGAAATATTCCTCAATTAAATTTGGTAATTTAGCTTCCCTTCATGCTGATGGAGGTGTTTTTTTAAAAGCTAATCAAAAAACAAGTAATGTTTTTGTCAGATCTGAAAATGGTCTTGGAGAAGGAATTTTAATAACATGTCAGTATGACGAAGGTGCTAAAGAATCTAATACTTTTGGACCATTGCCATTAGATTTTTTTGCATAA
- a CDS encoding methyltransferase domain-containing protein: protein MEVLNNYQREKLDESNDEEFYSDPKFVYHLDANFRQNLSDLYEKEIDNYSTVLDLMSSWDSYLPKGKKYKKVIGHGLNKQELERNKIFDSYWIQNFNLSQKIPLGSESVDYCLMVAAWQYLQYPENLTKEIARILSKKGKIIIAFSNRAFWHKAPKIWTSSTEEERVKYVRKVLISNGFNEPKIIKKFTEPALNIFNFLKKDPFYCLIATSE from the coding sequence TTGGAAGTTTTAAATAATTATCAAAGGGAAAAACTTGATGAGAGTAATGACGAAGAATTTTATTCTGATCCAAAATTTGTTTATCATCTAGATGCAAACTTCAGGCAAAACCTATCAGATTTATATGAAAAAGAAATTGATAATTATTCAACTGTCCTTGATTTAATGTCCAGCTGGGATAGTTATTTACCTAAAGGGAAAAAATATAAAAAAGTTATTGGGCATGGTTTAAACAAACAAGAACTTGAAAGAAACAAAATTTTTGATTCTTATTGGATACAAAATTTTAATTTAAGTCAAAAAATTCCGCTAGGTAGTGAAAGCGTTGATTATTGCTTAATGGTAGCAGCATGGCAATATTTACAGTATCCAGAGAATTTAACGAAAGAAATAGCAAGAATATTGAGCAAAAAGGGGAAAATTATTATTGCTTTTTCAAACAGGGCATTTTGGCATAAAGCCCCTAAAATATGGACTTCATCTACTGAAGAAGAAAGGGTCAAATATGTAAGAAAAGTATTAATCTCAAACGGATTTAATGAGCCAAAAATTATCAAAAAGTTTACTGAACCAGCACTTAATATCTTTAATTTTTTAAAAAAAGACCCATTTTATTGTTTAATCGCAACCAGCGAGTAA
- a CDS encoding DUF3386 domain-containing protein: protein MDNLKEINCKEIFKKAYENRYTWKHDFHGYQGKCILFTNDNTYKGEFVLGKDFKPNIQNIKDEKVVKSIASQLFEVCIHRVKKEFEAVHSENNFNLLKNSESGIEMSVSGKNKGDKYRVKNNCINMVYRKIHGIIIEIFVEEFLDTGTGSLSKKYSSQQIDPNTFKANSQKLEYEDEFLNLGKDDYWILNSRTIKYLNQNQEEETQKFVFDDLCLLN, encoded by the coding sequence ATGGATAATCTAAAAGAAATTAATTGTAAGGAGATATTTAAAAAGGCTTATGAAAATCGTTACACCTGGAAACATGATTTTCATGGTTACCAAGGTAAATGTATTTTATTCACTAACGATAATACCTATAAAGGTGAATTTGTATTAGGTAAAGATTTTAAACCAAATATTCAAAATATAAAAGATGAGAAAGTTGTTAAAAGTATTGCCTCTCAGTTATTTGAAGTATGTATTCATAGGGTAAAAAAAGAATTCGAAGCAGTGCACTCAGAAAATAATTTTAATTTGCTAAAAAACTCTGAAAGTGGAATTGAAATGAGTGTTTCAGGTAAGAATAAAGGTGATAAATATAGAGTTAAAAATAACTGTATTAATATGGTCTATAGAAAAATTCATGGAATAATAATCGAAATTTTTGTTGAAGAATTTTTAGATACAGGAACAGGTTCCCTTAGTAAAAAATATAGTAGTCAACAAATTGATCCAAATACATTTAAGGCGAATTCTCAAAAATTGGAATATGAGGATGAATTCCTAAATTTGGGTAAAGACGATTATTGGATATTAAATTCAAGGACAATAAAATACTTAAACCAAAATCAAGAAGAAGAAACACAAAAGTTTGTCTTCGATGATCTATGCTTATTAAATTAG
- a CDS encoding chlorophyll a/b binding light-harvesting protein gives MLQTYGKSDVTYDWYAGNSGVVGRSGKFIAAHAAHAGLMMFWAGAFGLFELARYDASIPMGAQKAIVLPHLAGIGIGGVENGVITEPYGIVVICTLHLIFSAVLGAGGLLHSNKFAGDLGDYPENSKPQKFDFEWDDPDKLTFILGHHLIFLGLGAIMFVEWARIHGIYDPAIGSTRQVIYNLDIAAIWNHQFDFLKIDSLEDVMGGHAFLAFLEIIGGVFHICTKQFGEYTEFKGKGLLGAEAILSYSVVGVSYMAFVAAFWCASNTTIYPVDLYGEPLKLQFEFAPYFTDTVDLGSGAYSSRAWLANTHFYLGFFFLQGHLWHALRAMGFDFKKIGQAFDNIENTKITQN, from the coding sequence GTGTTACAAACTTACGGAAAATCTGATGTCACCTATGACTGGTACGCAGGGAATTCTGGTGTTGTTGGCCGTTCAGGTAAATTCATAGCTGCTCATGCTGCCCATGCTGGTCTAATGATGTTCTGGGCAGGAGCTTTTGGATTATTTGAATTGGCTCGTTACGACGCGAGTATTCCAATGGGTGCACAGAAAGCAATTGTTTTGCCTCACCTAGCAGGTATTGGAATTGGTGGCGTTGAAAATGGTGTTATTACAGAACCATATGGAATTGTTGTAATTTGCACATTACATCTAATTTTTTCAGCAGTATTAGGAGCTGGGGGATTACTACATTCCAACAAATTTGCAGGTGATCTTGGAGACTACCCAGAAAATAGTAAGCCACAAAAATTTGATTTCGAATGGGATGACCCAGATAAATTAACTTTTATTCTTGGTCATCATCTTATCTTTCTTGGGCTTGGAGCAATTATGTTCGTTGAATGGGCTCGTATTCATGGAATTTACGACCCAGCAATAGGATCTACAAGACAAGTTATTTACAATTTAGACATTGCAGCTATCTGGAATCATCAATTTGATTTTTTAAAAATAGATAGTCTTGAAGACGTTATGGGAGGACATGCTTTCCTAGCTTTCCTCGAAATAATTGGAGGTGTTTTCCATATTTGTACTAAGCAATTTGGAGAATATACAGAATTTAAAGGAAAAGGATTACTTGGCGCTGAGGCAATTCTGTCATACTCAGTTGTTGGTGTTTCTTATATGGCTTTTGTTGCTGCTTTTTGGTGTGCTTCAAATACAACCATATATCCAGTTGATCTATATGGAGAACCTTTAAAGCTTCAATTTGAATTCGCTCCCTATTTTACTGATACAGTAGATTTAGGTTCAGGAGCTTATAGTTCAAGAGCCTGGCTTGCTAATACTCATTTTTATTTGGGTTTCTTTTTCTTACAAGGTCATCTTTGGCATGCACTAAGAGCAATGGGATTTGACTTTAAGAAAATTGGTCAAGCTTTTGACAATATCGAAAATACAAAAATTACTCAAAACTAG
- a CDS encoding AhpC/TSA family protein has product MTDKFQNEIKNLIEEFNFNGHKQFKLIVLFGLLGDFDSFEYAINLKSFIDKNHERNLDVFAIAIGNQNGKEKFCKFTGFHKENLIVVSDNQIHNNLKVSRGLDIGLGGWINMLLMLSGINSFKTIKEVIRGYTGDRKAKKIYSEFDKIDVLNFLKFSGNSFKKVFGDGYLRPFELATFRLNNMNEIIQNWSDYILNEEYLPQRGASFLLNNKNQIIYKFFSNDVLGYSSNMRDPLGFLTDLIKE; this is encoded by the coding sequence GTGACTGACAAATTTCAAAATGAAATAAAAAATCTCATTGAAGAATTCAACTTTAATGGGCATAAACAATTCAAATTAATTGTTTTATTTGGTTTATTGGGAGATTTTGATAGCTTTGAATATGCAATAAATTTGAAAAGTTTTATCGATAAAAATCATGAAAGAAATTTAGATGTTTTCGCAATTGCTATTGGGAACCAAAATGGGAAAGAAAAATTCTGTAAATTTACTGGCTTTCATAAAGAAAATTTAATAGTTGTTTCTGATAATCAAATTCATAATAATTTAAAAGTCTCAAGAGGATTAGATATTGGACTAGGAGGTTGGATCAATATGCTTTTGATGTTATCAGGAATAAATTCTTTTAAAACAATTAAAGAAGTTATTAGAGGTTATACCGGCGACCGAAAAGCAAAGAAAATCTATTCAGAATTTGACAAAATTGATGTTTTAAACTTTTTAAAATTTTCAGGTAATTCTTTTAAAAAGGTTTTCGGGGATGGTTATTTGAGACCATTTGAATTGGCAACATTTAGATTAAATAATATGAATGAAATAATTCAAAATTGGAGTGATTATATTCTTAATGAAGAATACCTTCCTCAAAGAGGGGCTTCTTTTCTGTTGAATAATAAAAATCAAATTATTTATAAATTTTTTTCAAACGATGTGCTTGGATATTCATCAAATATGAGAGATCCCTTAGGGTTTTTAACCGATTTAATTAAAGAATAG
- the fldA gene encoding flavodoxin FldA has product MTVGIYYATTTGKTEDVADRLHNFISSAEAPKDVSDVDDLSEFEGLDGIICGIPTWNTGADEERSGTAWDSILEDIGELSLSGKKVAIFGLGDSSTYTENYCDAMEELHSYFTKAGAEMVGYVDKSSYTFDESKSVIGESFCGLPLDEDSESDLTDSRLETWASQLKGEIPSLE; this is encoded by the coding sequence ATGACTGTAGGAATTTATTACGCAACTACAACTGGAAAAACTGAAGACGTAGCTGATCGTCTTCACAACTTTATCTCTTCAGCAGAAGCACCAAAAGATGTATCTGATGTGGATGATCTTTCAGAATTTGAAGGTCTTGATGGAATTATCTGCGGGATACCTACTTGGAATACTGGTGCCGATGAAGAAAGATCTGGAACTGCATGGGATTCAATCTTAGAGGATATTGGTGAACTTAGTTTATCAGGGAAAAAAGTTGCAATTTTTGGTTTAGGAGATTCTTCTACATATACAGAAAACTATTGTGATGCAATGGAAGAACTTCATAGCTACTTCACAAAAGCAGGTGCCGAAATGGTCGGATATGTAGACAAATCTTCTTATACATTTGATGAGTCTAAAAGCGTTATTGGAGAAAGCTTTTGTGGATTACCTCTTGATGAGGATAGTGAATCTGATTTGACCGATTCGCGTCTTGAAACATGGGCTTCTCAGCTTAAGGGTGAAATCCCTTCATTGGAGTAA
- a CDS encoding carbohydrate porin, whose translation MKLFQQMLVAGASLSLLTPIVAQASDVNLEEMNSYSRSNKSSKTLLDSKTFSKEIVNLNERVDNIESKFNEFEAGGFSDTTVLDGKAIFDVGSVDTDDDTYDGTTQFMYTYTLNLNTSFSGDDNLYTRIKTGNHTSWSKTKSVYNTYLSSGNGNGDTLKVDKLWYTTPVGDSNHTVTFGPKIENYYMHATTPSIYEPVLKAFTLGGNAAAYGASTSPGVGWAYTADNGFAMSSNITSKNPIFTNEAKQSWATQVGYTQPNYSVSALVNMKYNGWTDSYFMTTDGKARPGDKNSTNVGLRAWWRPTDAETAIPSISVGYDTSETDASSNSNTTAYFVGLNWTDVFNADDKIGLAFGQPQMVEGETIEPFLYELYYKYKVNDSISVTPTIFGGTSKNSSDVETDMTGYLLQTTFKF comes from the coding sequence ATGAAACTCTTCCAACAAATGTTGGTTGCAGGTGCTTCTTTGAGTTTATTAACTCCAATTGTTGCACAAGCTTCCGATGTTAATCTTGAAGAAATGAATAGCTACTCTCGTAGCAACAAATCTTCAAAAACACTACTCGATAGTAAAACTTTCTCTAAAGAAATTGTAAATCTCAATGAGAGAGTTGATAATATTGAATCTAAATTTAATGAATTCGAAGCTGGTGGCTTTTCGGATACAACAGTTTTAGATGGTAAAGCAATTTTTGATGTAGGAAGTGTCGATACTGATGACGACACTTATGATGGTACAACTCAGTTCATGTATACATACACATTGAACTTAAATACTAGTTTTTCTGGTGATGATAATCTCTACACTAGAATTAAAACTGGAAATCATACTTCCTGGTCTAAAACAAAATCTGTCTACAACACTTATCTAAGTTCCGGGAACGGAAATGGAGATACACTTAAGGTAGACAAACTTTGGTACACAACTCCAGTTGGTGATAGCAATCATACGGTAACTTTCGGTCCAAAGATCGAAAATTACTATATGCATGCTACAACTCCTTCAATATACGAACCAGTACTGAAAGCATTTACTCTTGGAGGTAACGCAGCAGCTTACGGTGCTAGTACAAGTCCTGGAGTTGGTTGGGCTTATACTGCAGATAACGGTTTTGCAATGAGCTCAAACATTACATCTAAAAACCCTATCTTCACTAATGAAGCTAAACAAAGTTGGGCAACTCAAGTAGGTTATACACAGCCTAATTATTCTGTTTCTGCTTTAGTTAACATGAAATATAATGGTTGGACTGATTCTTATTTCATGACAACTGATGGAAAAGCAAGACCAGGTGATAAAAATAGTACCAACGTAGGTTTAAGAGCTTGGTGGAGACCAACAGATGCAGAAACTGCTATACCTTCTATTTCAGTTGGTTATGACACCTCAGAAACAGATGCTTCATCAAATTCAAATACTACTGCTTATTTTGTTGGACTTAATTGGACTGACGTATTCAATGCAGATGATAAAATTGGCTTAGCATTTGGTCAGCCTCAAATGGTTGAAGGAGAGACAATTGAACCTTTCTTGTACGAACTTTACTATAAGTACAAAGTAAATGATTCAATTTCAGTAACTCCTACAATATTTGGTGGAACTTCTAAAAATTCCAGTGATGTTGAAACTGACATGACGGGTTATCTTTTGCAAACCACATTCAAATTCTAA
- a CDS encoding phenylpyruvate tautomerase MIF-related protein, with protein sequence MPYINVSTSAKVNDKRKLLEEISILISSLTNKSRRFVMAKIDDNCQMYFEDETPSCFLEIKSIGSLNPSEMAKPISDFIHDKMGIPIDKIYISFEDVPASLWAWNGRTFG encoded by the coding sequence ATGCCTTACATTAATGTTTCGACTTCAGCGAAAGTAAATGATAAAAGAAAATTACTCGAAGAAATTTCGATTCTTATTTCATCTTTAACTAATAAATCAAGAAGATTTGTTATGGCGAAAATAGATGATAATTGCCAAATGTATTTTGAAGATGAGACACCTTCTTGCTTTTTAGAGATCAAATCAATAGGTTCTCTAAATCCTTCAGAAATGGCAAAGCCAATATCCGATTTTATACATGACAAAATGGGGATCCCAATAGATAAGATTTATATTTCTTTTGAGGATGTACCTGCTTCTTTGTGGGCTTGGAATGGAAGAACATTTGGTTAA
- a CDS encoding SemiSWEET family sugar transporter has protein sequence MNIDIYFGYFAAILTTAAFLPQLIKTLKTKKADDVSLTTLIMFIIGVLSWIIYGYKISSTPILIANLITLILNLLILFSKVYFSKN, from the coding sequence ATGAATATAGATATATATTTTGGATATTTTGCAGCGATTTTAACAACAGCAGCATTTCTACCTCAATTGATAAAAACTTTAAAAACAAAAAAGGCAGATGATGTTTCTTTGACAACATTAATAATGTTTATTATCGGTGTTTTATCTTGGATTATTTACGGTTATAAAATTTCTTCTACACCAATATTGATAGCAAATTTGATTACCCTGATCTTAAATTTATTGATATTATTCTCTAAAGTATATTTTTCAAAAAACTAA
- the glyQ gene encoding glycine--tRNA ligase subunit alpha: protein MFFQDIIQNLNNFWSEEGCLIMQPYDTEKGAGTMNPHTFLRAIGPEPWSVAYAEPCRRPTDGRFGDNPNRAQHYFQYQVIIKPSPEGIQEKYLTSLESLGINPRNHDIRFVEDNWESPTLGAWGVGWEVWLDGMEVTQFTYFQQCGGIDCNPIPIEITYGLERIAMFLQDKESIWDLNWNKYLKYSDIWLQFEKSQCSYNFTESCPDNLRKLFEIYQAESISLIEKKLTYPALDYVLKCSHTFNLLDARGVISVTDRAQYIEKIRKLAREVASSWTEERNALNFPLLKK from the coding sequence ATGTTTTTTCAGGATATAATTCAAAATTTAAATAATTTTTGGTCAGAAGAAGGTTGTTTGATTATGCAGCCATATGACACCGAAAAGGGTGCTGGAACGATGAATCCTCATACTTTTTTAAGGGCTATTGGACCTGAGCCTTGGAGTGTTGCATATGCAGAGCCATGTAGAAGGCCTACAGATGGGCGTTTTGGTGATAATCCAAATAGGGCGCAACATTACTTTCAATATCAGGTAATTATTAAACCTTCACCAGAAGGAATCCAAGAAAAATATTTAACATCTTTAGAATCTCTTGGAATTAATCCTAGAAATCATGATATTAGATTTGTTGAAGATAATTGGGAGTCGCCAACACTTGGAGCCTGGGGTGTAGGTTGGGAGGTTTGGTTGGACGGAATGGAAGTTACTCAATTTACTTATTTCCAACAATGCGGAGGTATCGATTGTAATCCTATCCCAATTGAAATTACTTATGGATTAGAGAGGATTGCCATGTTTCTGCAGGATAAGGAAAGTATCTGGGACTTAAATTGGAACAAATATTTGAAATACAGCGATATTTGGCTTCAATTTGAAAAAAGTCAATGCTCTTATAATTTTACTGAATCTTGTCCTGATAATCTAAGAAAATTATTTGAAATTTATCAAGCTGAGTCAATTTCTTTAATAGAAAAAAAATTAACTTACCCTGCGCTTGATTATGTTCTGAAATGTAGTCATACTTTTAATCTGCTTGATGCTAGAGGAGTAATCTCTGTTACAGATCGTGCACAATATATTGAAAAGATTCGAAAATTAGCAAGAGAAGTTGCATCTTCATGGACGGAAGAAAGAAATGCTTTGAATTTTCCTTTATTAAAAAAATAA